In Euphorbia lathyris chromosome 9, ddEupLath1.1, whole genome shotgun sequence, the following are encoded in one genomic region:
- the LOC136205908 gene encoding MDIS1-interacting receptor like kinase 2-like, translating into MVYEEIVKATEEFDSRYCIGIGGNGSVYKAELPTGQLVAVKKLHSPADDESIHLKGFKSEIQTLTEIRHRNVVRLYGFCSQPNQSLLVYEFLEGGNLGKTLNSEEEAMLFDWNKRVIIVKDIANGLSYMHHDCLPAIVHRDISSKNILLDLEYNGHISDFGTARILKPDSSNKTAFAGTFGYAAPELAYTATLSEKCDVYSFGMVAMEVLIGSHPGDLSLSLFSPSTAASASTSTSTSTHQMLLEDILDQRLPLPINGVADDVVLIARLALACLNVNPQFRPSMQQVSQKLSRRRAALPKPFSTITIEDLLNYNNPNP; encoded by the exons ATGGTGTATGAAGAGATTGTTAAAGCCACAGAAGAGTTTGATTCCAGATATTGCATTGGAATTGGAGGAAATGGAAGTGTCTACAAAGCTGAATTGCCAACAGGTCAGCTTGTTGCTGTGAAGAAACTCCATTCACCGGCTGATGATGAAAGCATTCACCTCAAAGGCTTCAAAAGTGAGATTCAGACATTAACAGAAATTCGGCATCGGAATGTGGTGAGACTCTATGGATTTTGTTCCCAACCAAATCAATCACTTTTGGTGTATGAATTCTTGGAAGGTGGGAACCTGGGGAAAACATTAAACAGTGAAGAAGAAGCAATGTTGTTCGATTGGAATAAAAGGGTAATTATTGTTAAAGACATAGCAAATGGGTTATCCTACATGCACCATGACTGCTTACCCGCTATAGTCCATCGTGACATATCAAGCAAGAATATTCTGTTGGATTTAGAATACAACGGACACATCTCAGACTTTGGTACTGCTCGAATTCTAAAACCTGACTCATCTAACAAGACTGCATTTGCTGGAACTTTTGGATATGCTGCTCCAG AGCTTGCATACACAGCAACACTGAGCGAAAAATGTGATGTTTATAGCTTTGGCATGGTAGCAATGGAAGTACTTATAGGGAGTCATCCAGGTGATTTGAGCTTATCTCTGTTCTCACCTTCAACAGCAGCGTCAGCATCTacatcaacatcaacatcaacaCATCAAATGCTATTAGAGGACATATTAGACCAACGCCTCCCACTACCTATAAATGGTGTTGCAGACGATGTTGTTCTAATTGCCAGATTAGCGTTGGCTTGCTTGAATGTGAATCCCCAATTTCGACCTTCAATGCAACAAGTTTCCCAAAAGCTATCAAGAAGGAGAGCTGCTCTGCCTAAGCCATTTTCCACCATCACAATTGAAGACCTGCTCAATTACAACAACCCCAATCCTTGA